The sequence GTCCGCCTGGTGGACCCTGACGCCGTACGCACTGGCCGGCCTCGCCATGGGCCCCCTCGCCGGCCGGCTGGCCGCCACCTTCGGCTACCGCCGGGTGCTGCGCTGCGGTCTGGTCGGCTCGGTGGCGACCGTCGCCCTGCTGTTCCTCACCCTCGGCAGCCATTCGCGTCTCCTGCTGCTGGCGGCCTCCCTCCTGGTGGGCATCGCCTACGCGGGCGTGGCGAACATCGTCCTCAACGGACTGGGCATCGTCCTGTCCCCCCGCGAGAACCCGGGCTTCCTGCCCGGTCTGAACGCGGGCGCCTTCAACCTCGGCGCGGGCCTGAGCTTCGCGCTGCTGTACGCGGTGAAGACCGCCTGCGACCCCGCGGACGCCACGTCCCCCGCCGGGTACACGGCCGGAATGATCGCGGGCGTCGTCATCATGGCCCTGGCCATCGCGACGTCGTTCCTGATCCCCAAGCCGGTGGCCGCCGAGACCACCGCCTGAGGCACGCCGCTACCGGGTCACCGCCCGTCCTCCAGACAGGCGGTGACCCAGGCGTGAAAGGCCCCGATGTGGTGCTCGCTGGGCACCAGCACCCCGCCGTCGCGGTAGGCGCGGGAGTCCATGGCGGGCTGGGTGCGCTCGCAGGCGGCGAAGTCCTGGGTGTTGACCCGGTGGAAGAGTTCGACGGACCGGGAGACATCGGCGCCGGAGGCGACGACCTCCGGCAGATACAGCCAGTCGCATTCGACGCGCGTCCGGTCGGCGGCCATCGGGAACATCCGGTGGACGATGACATGGTCGGGGACGAGGTTGAGGAACGTCTGCGGGCGGACGGTGACCGCGTAGTAGCGGCGGTCCTGGGCGTCCTCGATCCCCGGCAGCCGGCCGAAGCCCGCGCCGCCGTCGACGGTGAACCCCGCCGCCTCCCGGGCGAATTCCGCGCCGTGGCCGACGTAGTACTGCGCGGCGAGTCCCTCCGCGAACTCCGGGAGCACCTCGGTCAGTTCGGGGTGGATGGTCGCACAGTGGTAGCACTCCATGAAGTTCTCGACGATCAGCTTCCAGTTGGCCCGGACGTCATAGGTGATCCGCTTGCCGAGGGCGAGGCCCTCGGTGCCGTAGCGGTCCAGGGCCGCGGCGTCGCCCAGCCGTTCGGCCGCCGCGCCGATCACCGTCTCCTCGAAGGACGGCGGCCGGTCGGCGAGGCACACCCAGGCGTACCCCAGCCATTCGCGCAGCGGGACGGCGAGCAGACCGCGTGCGGTGCGGTCGACGTCGGGCATCTTCTGGAGGTTGGGGGCGGCCACCAGGCGGCCGTCGAGGTCGTAGGTCCAGGCGTGGTAGGGGCACTGGAGGCTGCGGCGGACCTCGCCGGACTCGTCGGTGCACAGCTGCGCGCCGCGGTGCCGGCAGACGTTGAGGAAGGCGCGCAGCGCGCCGGCGCGGTTGCGGGTGACCAGTACGCTCTCCCGGCCGATGGTGACCGTACGGTAGGCGCCCGGCCGCTCCAGGTCGGCGGCGCGCACCGCACAGCACCACAGCCGCTCGAAGATCTTCTCCTGCTCCTGGCGGAAGAGGCCGGGGTCGGTGTAGTAGCGGCCGGCGAGGGTGGCGATCAGGCTGGGGGACGTCGGGGTCGTCGTCACGGGCGTACTCCTCAGGCGGGCGCGTTGACGAGGCGGTGAGGGTCGAACAGGCCGATCGGGTGCGCGGTGGCACCGGTCAGGGCCAGATCGGCGAGGATCTCGCCGACGACGGGCACGAACTTGAAGCCGTGTCCGGAGAACCCGCAGGCCACGGTGACCGAGTCCGGGTGCGCGGGATGCCGGGCGAGGACGAAGTGCTCATCGGGAGTGTTGGAATACATGCAGGTGGCGGCCTTGAGGAAGGTCCCGGGCAGATCGGGCAGGCAGCCGGACATCCGGTCCGCCATGGCGGCCACCTCGTGGTCGTGCACGGTGCGGTCGATGGTCTCGGGGGTGCAGACGGTGCCCTTGCGGAAGAAGGCGACCTTGGCGCCGAGGTCCGGGCCGTCGATCGCGGGGAAGCCGTAGACCTGCACTCCCGCCGCGTCCTCCCAGATGTAGACGGGGTGGTGCGCGGGCAGGAACGGGCGGATGCCGCCGCGCGGTTGGAACCAGTACATGAGGTGCCGTTCGATGGTGAACGGCACCCCGAGGTCGGTGAGCAGCTGCGGTGCCCAGGCGCCCGGGCAGATCACCAACTGGCCCGCGGTGTAGGTGTTCTCGGCGGTGTGGACGCGCACGCCGTCCCGGTAGGGCTCCCAGCGGACCATCGGCTCGTCGAAGTGCAGCGCGGCGCCCTGTTGGGTGGCGAGCTGGAGATGCGCGGCGACCAGGTTCTCCGGGCGGACCAGACCGGCCCGCCGCTCGTACAGCGCGACCTCGTCGTCGTGCGGGGCGAGGGTCGGGAAACGACGGCGGATCTCCTTGGCGTCGAGCATCTCGTGGGGCAGATCCCACTGAAGGGCCGAGCGCAGGGAACCGGCCACCGTGCGCGAGGCGGGGCGTCCGACCATCACCCCGCCGCACAGGGTGGCGATCTCCCGGCCGGTCGCCCGCTCCACCTCCGCGTACAGCTCGTACGCGCGCAGCAGCAGCGGCACATAGGCCGGGTCCTCGAAGTAGGACTGCCGGGTGAGGCGCGAACCGCCGTGGCTGGAGCCGCGATGGTGGACCGGGCCGAACTTCTCCAGGCCCAGCACGCGGGCGCCCCGGGCGGACAGATGATGGGCGGCGGCGCTGCCCATACCGCCGAGACCGATCACGATCACGTCATGGGTGGGGGACATAGTGGCCTCCTCGCGGCGACGGCGTTCACGTCAGGATGTGGGTCATCTTCGGGTCGAACAGCGGCTCTTCGGCGACGGTCGCGGGCAGCCGCGCGCCGAAGTACTCGATGTGGACGCCGGTGCCGGGGGCGAGCGGCGGCAGCCAGGCGTAGGCGATACAGCGGCCGAGGGTGTAGCCGTAGGCGGCGCTGGTGACGTAACCGGCCACGGCGTTGTCGTCGTACACGGGTTCCTGGCCGAGGACGACCGCCGCCGGGTCGTCGAGGAGGAGGGGCGTCAGCGTGCGGGTGAGGGGGGCGTCGTCGTCCAGTGCCGCCCGTCCCAGGAACTCCTTGTCCCGGCGGACGGCGAAGCCGAGGCCCGCTTCGTACGGGGTGTGCTCGTCGGTCATGTCCACGCCCCAGGCGCGGTATCCCTTCTCCAGCCGCAGGCTGTTGAACGCGCTGCGCCCGGCGGCGACGACCCCGTGCTCCCGGCCCGCCTCCCACAGCGTGTCCCAGAGCCTGAGGCCCAGGTCGGCGGTGGTGTACAGCTCCCAGCCCAGCTCGCCGACGTAACTGAGCCGCAGCGCCGTCACCGGCACATGGCCGACGTAGGTCTGCCGGGCGCGGAAGTAGCCGAAGCCCTCGTGGGAGAAGTCGTCGCGGGTCAGCGGCTGGACGAGGTCGCGGGCGAGCGGTCCCCATACGCCGATGCAGCAGGTGCCGGAGGTGACCTCACGGATATGGACTCCGGCGGGCGCATGGCGCAGCAACCAGTCCAGATCGGACGGGGAGTTGGCGCCGATCTGGAAGCGGTCCAGGCCCAGGCGGGCGACGGTGAGGTCGGAGCGGATGCCGCCGGACTCGTCCAGGAGCAGGGTGTAGGTGACCGCGCCGGGTTTTTTGCGGACGTTGTTGGTGGTCATGTGCTGGAGGAAGTCCAGGGCGCCGGGGCCGGTGACCTCCAGCCTGCGCAGCGGGGTCATGTCGTAGAGGGCGACCCGCTCCCGAGTCGCCCGCGCCTCGGCGGCGGCGATCGGCGACCAGTACCGGGCCGACCAGGCGTCGCGCTCGGGCAGGCGGATGCCGTCGGCGAGCGGGGCGTTGGCCTCGTACCAGTGCGGGCGCTCCCAGCCGCCGCCTTCCAGGAAGTACGCGCCGAGTTCCTGCTGGCGGGGGTGGAAGGGGCTGGTGCGCAGCGGCCTGGGGTGCGCCAGGGGCTGGAGCGGGTGGATGACGTCGTAGACCTCGACGAAGTTCTGGGCGCCGCGGTCGGCGACATAGGCGGGTGAGCGCTGGGCGTCCTCGAAGCGGGCGAGGTCGCATGTGTGGAGGTCGGCGGCGGGGCGGCCGTCGGTCATCCACTCGGCGACGGCCTTGGCGGCGCCCGCGGAATGGGTGACCCAGACCGCCTCGGCCAGCCAGAACCCGCGCAGCTCACGGGATTCGCCGAGCAGCGGCATGCCGTCGGGGGTGAAGGAGAAGACGCCGTTGAAGCCCCGCTCGACGGTGGAGCCGGCCAGTGCGGGCAGCAGGTCGAGGGCGTCCTGCCGGCTCGGGGCGAAGTCCTCCTCGGTGAACGGCAGCGAGGACGGCATATCCGGAGCCTGGTCGTAGGCGGGGACGGTGCAGGGATCGACGGGCATCGGGCGGTGGGCGTAGGAGCCGATGCCCAAGCGACCCCCGGCGGGGTCGAGATGCTCGCGGAAGTACAGATCGCGGTCCTGGAAGCGCAGGATCGGCCGGAGCGCCTCGGTGCCCGGGGCGTGGGGGCCGGCCAGTTCGGGCAGCGGGCTGGTCGTGGCGTACTGGTGGGCCAGCGGCAGCAGCGGTACGTCCACGCCGGCCATCGCCCCGATCACCGGGCCCCAGAATCCGGCGGCGGAGACGACGTGGTCGGCGGGGAAGGTGCCGCGGTCGGTGACGACCGCGGTGATGCGGCCGTCCGCCTTGTCGATGCCGGTGACGGTGTGCCGGTCGAGGAAGCGGGCGCCGCGGCTCTCGGCCCGTGCGATCTGGGCGCGGCAGGCGGGCACGGCGCGGGCCAGGCCGTCGTCGGGGGTGTGGAAGCCGCCGTGCAGGCGGGTCCCGTCCAGCATCGGCCACAGCTTTGTGCACTGCTGCGGGGTGAGCAGGGCGCCGCGTACGCCCCAGGAGGCGGCCAGTCCGGCCTTGCGGTGCAGATCGGCCCAGCGGGCCTCGGTGGTGGCGACCTCCAGGCCGCCGACGGGGAGGAAACAGGGCAGTCCGTCGGCGGCGAGGGAGCCGAACTTCCGGACGGTGTAGGCGGCGAACTCGGTCATGGTCTTGCACGGATGGGTCTGGAAGACCAGGCCGGGGGCGTGCGAGGTGGAGCCGCCGGGGGCCGGGAGCGGGCCCTGTTCGAGGACGGTGACCTCGGTCCAGCCGCGGGCGGTCAGCTCGTCGGCGAGGGAGCAGCCGACGATGCCGGCGCCGATGACGACCACGCGGGAACGGTGTGCGGGCGTACGGGACATGGCCCTCCTCCTGGCGACGCCAGTGTTGCGCACTGCACGACTGGTTGCGCGATAGGAGACATCGCGCGCCGGGAGACATCGTGGAAGCGGCGCCTCGGCAGCGTCAAGAGGCCCGGGACGGCTCGTCGCAAAGGGCCGGTTACGGCCGCGGGGCCGAAGCAGCCGCTCCGGCCCCGCGCCCCTCCCCCAGCCTTCGGCTGGGGCCCCCACCTCGCTTCGCCCGCCGTCCCCCTGCGCCTCAGCCGCTCAGCAGGCGTATCCCATCCGCCGCGAGAGCTCCGCCGCGGCGGCGACGGTGCGCTTGACCACCTCCGCCAGCCGGTCCTCGGCCAGCCGGTAGGCGGGCACCGACACGCTGATCGCCCCGATGACCGTCCCGTCGTGCGCCCGTACCGGCGCGGCCACCGCGCGCAGCCCCAGCTCCAACTCCTCGATGGCCACCGCGTATCCGCGGTCGACCACCTCCGCCAGCTCCCGGCGCAGCGCCGCGGGCGAGGTGAGCGTCCGCTCGGTCAGCCGGGGCAACTTCCGTGCCAGATAGGCTTGTTGCACCGCTTCCGCCTGGTGGGCGAGGAGCGCCTTGCCGCTGGAGGTGGCGTGCAGCGGGGTCCGCCGGCCGAGCCAGTTCTGCGCGGTGACCGAGGCCGGGCCGCGGGCCTGCATGATGTTGACGGCGGCGGTGTTGTCCAGCACCGCGATATTGACCGTCTCGCCCAGCTCGTCGGCGAGGCCCCGGCACACCGGCGCGCCCTCCTGCGAGATGTCCAGCCGTACGGCGGCCGCCCCGGCCAGCCGCAGCACCCCCGCACCCAGGTAGTACTTGCCGCGCTCCTGCTCCTGCGCGACCAACCCCCGGTTCTCCAGCACCCCCAGCAGCCGGAACGCGGTCGATTTGTGCACGCCCAGCTCGTCGGCGACCTCGGTCACCCCGGCCTCGCCGTGCCGGGCGAGGATCTCCAGGACGCTCACCGCGCGGTCCACCGACTGCACCGCGCCGGCCGGCCCCTTCGCCGCCCTCGCCGCCGCCCGCTCCGCCGCCGTGTCCGTCATCGGGGCGACCCCGCCCGCTGCCACTGCCCTCGCCGCATCGATTCCGCTCCTCCGGTCGTCGTGGTCCACGCCGACGGAGAGCGCTGCGCCATCGACGACACCCGCCCGCACCGCCGCGCCTCGCCCGGCGCCCCGTGCAGGGGGTGTCTGGTCGGCTGCCCGCTGTGCGCCGCTTCATTCGATCTGTCACCGAAGGCGGCCCGGCCGGTGGCCGACGGGGCGGCGTGCACCGGCCCTCTTGACATCCCGCACTCCTCGGGTCGACTATCCCGGGGTGAACCTGTCAGACAGCCAGACAGCTGGCGAGATGCCGAGGCGTGTCAGCGCGATGGAGGCGGTGCTCGGCCACCTCCGCGGCGCGATCGAGCGCGGCGACTACGCGGTCGGGGACAAGCTGCCGTCCGAGGCGGAGCTGTGCCGACGACTGGAAGTGAGCAGGCCCGTCCTGCGCGAGGCGCTGCGGGCGCTCCAGACCATGGGGCTCACGGTCTCGCGCACCGGCAAGGGCACCTTTGTGGTCTCCGACGGTGCGGTCGCCGACCCCACCTTCGGCGACTACGCGGCCAGCGATCTGCTGGAGGTGCGCCGCCATGTGGAGATCCCGGTGGCCGGATAT is a genomic window of Streptomyces gilvosporeus containing:
- the solA gene encoding N-methyl-L-tryptophan oxidase — translated: MSPTHDVIVIGLGGMGSAAAHHLSARGARVLGLEKFGPVHHRGSSHGGSRLTRQSYFEDPAYVPLLLRAYELYAEVERATGREIATLCGGVMVGRPASRTVAGSLRSALQWDLPHEMLDAKEIRRRFPTLAPHDDEVALYERRAGLVRPENLVAAHLQLATQQGAALHFDEPMVRWEPYRDGVRVHTAENTYTAGQLVICPGAWAPQLLTDLGVPFTIERHLMYWFQPRGGIRPFLPAHHPVYIWEDAAGVQVYGFPAIDGPDLGAKVAFFRKGTVCTPETIDRTVHDHEVAAMADRMSGCLPDLPGTFLKAATCMYSNTPDEHFVLARHPAHPDSVTVACGFSGHGFKFVPVVGEILADLALTGATAHPIGLFDPHRLVNAPA
- a CDS encoding aromatic ring-hydroxylating oxygenase subunit alpha, giving the protein MTTTPTSPSLIATLAGRYYTDPGLFRQEQEKIFERLWCCAVRAADLERPGAYRTVTIGRESVLVTRNRAGALRAFLNVCRHRGAQLCTDESGEVRRSLQCPYHAWTYDLDGRLVAAPNLQKMPDVDRTARGLLAVPLREWLGYAWVCLADRPPSFEETVIGAAAERLGDAAALDRYGTEGLALGKRITYDVRANWKLIVENFMECYHCATIHPELTEVLPEFAEGLAAQYYVGHGAEFAREAAGFTVDGGAGFGRLPGIEDAQDRRYYAVTVRPQTFLNLVPDHVIVHRMFPMAADRTRVECDWLYLPEVVASGADVSRSVELFHRVNTQDFAACERTQPAMDSRAYRDGGVLVPSEHHIGAFHAWVTACLEDGR
- a CDS encoding GcvT family protein, with the protein product MSRTPAHRSRVVVIGAGIVGCSLADELTARGWTEVTVLEQGPLPAPGGSTSHAPGLVFQTHPCKTMTEFAAYTVRKFGSLAADGLPCFLPVGGLEVATTEARWADLHRKAGLAASWGVRGALLTPQQCTKLWPMLDGTRLHGGFHTPDDGLARAVPACRAQIARAESRGARFLDRHTVTGIDKADGRITAVVTDRGTFPADHVVSAAGFWGPVIGAMAGVDVPLLPLAHQYATTSPLPELAGPHAPGTEALRPILRFQDRDLYFREHLDPAGGRLGIGSYAHRPMPVDPCTVPAYDQAPDMPSSLPFTEEDFAPSRQDALDLLPALAGSTVERGFNGVFSFTPDGMPLLGESRELRGFWLAEAVWVTHSAGAAKAVAEWMTDGRPAADLHTCDLARFEDAQRSPAYVADRGAQNFVEVYDVIHPLQPLAHPRPLRTSPFHPRQQELGAYFLEGGGWERPHWYEANAPLADGIRLPERDAWSARYWSPIAAAEARATRERVALYDMTPLRRLEVTGPGALDFLQHMTTNNVRKKPGAVTYTLLLDESGGIRSDLTVARLGLDRFQIGANSPSDLDWLLRHAPAGVHIREVTSGTCCIGVWGPLARDLVQPLTRDDFSHEGFGYFRARQTYVGHVPVTALRLSYVGELGWELYTTADLGLRLWDTLWEAGREHGVVAAGRSAFNSLRLEKGYRAWGVDMTDEHTPYEAGLGFAVRRDKEFLGRAALDDDAPLTRTLTPLLLDDPAAVVLGQEPVYDDNAVAGYVTSAAYGYTLGRCIAYAWLPPLAPGTGVHIEYFGARLPATVAEEPLFDPKMTHILT
- a CDS encoding IclR family transcriptional regulator is translated as MTDTAAERAAARAAKGPAGAVQSVDRAVSVLEILARHGEAGVTEVADELGVHKSTAFRLLGVLENRGLVAQEQERGKYYLGAGVLRLAGAAAVRLDISQEGAPVCRGLADELGETVNIAVLDNTAAVNIMQARGPASVTAQNWLGRRTPLHATSSGKALLAHQAEAVQQAYLARKLPRLTERTLTSPAALRRELAEVVDRGYAVAIEELELGLRAVAAPVRAHDGTVIGAISVSVPAYRLAEDRLAEVVKRTVAAAAELSRRMGYAC